In a single window of the Prochlorococcus marinus str. AS9601 genome:
- a CDS encoding DNA-directed RNA polymerase subunit alpha — protein sequence MLQYQIDRIDHQIADDRSQTGTFLIGPLERGQATTLGNSLRRVLMGGLEGSAVTAVRIAGINHEYATIPGVREDVLDILLNCKQLSINSSNPELEIGRLVASGPMEVKANDIQFSSQVEIVDGEKPIATIQEGHNLELEIHVERGVGYRPVDRKSEETTAIDLLQIDAVFMPVKRVNFTIDETAVAEGATGRERLKMEVVTDGSTSPDDAIAEAANQLIELFQPLATVTMVEEIPEEPEPSPEAQIPLEELNLSVRAYNCLKRAQVNSVSDLMGFSYEDLLEIKNFGSKSADEVIEALERIGISIPQSRTSV from the coding sequence GTGTTGCAATACCAGATTGACAGAATCGACCATCAAATAGCAGATGATCGCTCCCAAACAGGAACTTTTTTAATTGGTCCTCTTGAAAGGGGGCAAGCTACAACTTTGGGTAATTCTCTTAGAAGAGTCCTTATGGGAGGACTTGAAGGGAGTGCAGTTACAGCAGTAAGAATAGCAGGAATTAATCATGAATATGCCACTATCCCTGGAGTTAGAGAAGACGTTTTAGATATTCTTCTGAATTGCAAGCAACTATCAATAAATAGTTCTAATCCAGAGCTCGAAATCGGCAGATTAGTGGCGAGCGGTCCAATGGAGGTGAAGGCGAATGATATTCAATTCTCCTCTCAAGTTGAAATTGTTGATGGCGAAAAACCGATCGCAACAATTCAGGAGGGGCATAACTTAGAGTTGGAAATCCATGTTGAAAGGGGTGTTGGATATAGACCAGTCGACCGTAAGAGTGAAGAGACAACTGCTATTGATTTACTTCAAATAGATGCAGTATTTATGCCAGTGAAGAGGGTAAATTTTACGATTGATGAAACTGCTGTAGCAGAGGGCGCAACAGGAAGAGAAAGATTAAAAATGGAAGTAGTTACAGATGGCTCAACAAGTCCTGACGATGCTATTGCTGAAGCTGCAAATCAGTTAATAGAACTCTTTCAACCTCTTGCTACTGTCACAATGGTTGAGGAAATTCCTGAAGAACCCGAACCATCTCCTGAAGCTCAAATCCCCCTTGAGGAACTAAACTTGTCCGTTAGAGCATATAATTGTTTGAAAAGGGCGCAAGTTAACTCAGTTTCTGATTTAATGGGCTTCAGCTATGAAGATCTTCTAGAAATTAAGAACTTTGGCTCTAAATCTGCAGATGAGGTTATTGAGGCTCTTGAGCGCATCGGCATTTCTATTCCACAAAGCAGAACATCTGTTTAA
- the rpsC gene encoding 30S ribosomal protein S3 yields MGHKIHPSGLRLGITQEHRSKWFATSKTYPILLQEDFKIRTFIQKKYGAAGISDVLIARKADQLELELKTARPGVIVGRQGSGIEELRSGIQKTIGDRTRQVRINVVEVERVDADAFLLAEYIAQQLEKRVAFRRTIRMALQRAQRAGVLGLKIQVGGRLNGAEIARTEWTREGRVPLHTLRAEIDYATREANTTYGVLGIKVWVFKGEVLPKEEQTIPVGASPKRKASRRPQQFEDRSNENS; encoded by the coding sequence ATGGGACATAAAATACATCCTTCTGGACTAAGATTAGGAATTACACAAGAGCATCGCTCTAAGTGGTTTGCTACTTCTAAAACATATCCAATTCTTCTCCAAGAAGATTTTAAAATTCGTACCTTTATACAAAAAAAATATGGAGCAGCAGGAATTAGCGATGTTTTAATAGCTAGAAAAGCTGACCAACTTGAACTTGAATTAAAAACAGCAAGACCCGGAGTAATAGTTGGAAGACAAGGGAGTGGGATTGAAGAATTAAGATCTGGCATTCAAAAAACAATAGGAGATAGAACAAGGCAAGTAAGAATAAACGTTGTAGAAGTAGAACGTGTAGATGCTGATGCTTTTTTACTAGCTGAATATATTGCGCAACAACTTGAAAAAAGAGTCGCTTTTAGAAGAACTATCAGGATGGCTTTACAAAGGGCTCAAAGGGCTGGAGTTTTAGGTCTCAAAATTCAAGTAGGTGGAAGGTTGAATGGTGCTGAAATAGCTAGAACTGAATGGACTAGAGAAGGTAGAGTACCTTTACATACATTGAGAGCTGAAATTGACTACGCAACACGTGAAGCTAATACAACTTACGGTGTTCTAGGCATTAAAGTTTGGGTTTTCAAAGGCGAAGTTCTCCCTAAAGAAGAACAAACCATCCCTGTGGGTGCGAGCCCTAAGAGGAAAGCTAGTAGAAGACCTCAGCAATTTGAGGATCGTTCAAATGAGAATTCATAG
- the rplN gene encoding 50S ribosomal protein L14, whose protein sequence is MIQQETYLTVADNSGAKRLQCIRVLGSNRRYAHVGDVIVATVKDALPNMGVKKSEVVKAVIVRTKATLRRNTGNSIRFDDNAAVLINEDKNPKGTRVFGPVARELRDKNYTKIVSLAPEVI, encoded by the coding sequence ATGATTCAACAAGAAACTTATTTAACAGTTGCCGATAATAGCGGAGCAAAAAGACTCCAATGTATTAGGGTTTTAGGTTCAAATAGAAGGTATGCACATGTCGGGGATGTAATCGTAGCAACTGTAAAAGATGCTCTGCCTAACATGGGAGTCAAGAAATCTGAAGTTGTTAAAGCTGTTATCGTCAGAACTAAAGCAACCTTAAGAAGAAATACTGGTAATTCAATCAGATTTGATGACAATGCGGCAGTATTGATTAATGAAGATAAGAATCCAAAAGGTACTAGAGTCTTTGGTCCTGTAGCTAGAGAACTGCGGGATAAAAATTATACAAAGATTGTTTCTCTTGCTCCGGAGGTGATTTAA
- the rplV gene encoding 50S ribosomal protein L22 produces the protein MTKTPETTKKAIAHGNYVRGSASKVRRVLDQIRGRSYRDALIMLEFMPYRSTDPITKVLRSAVANAEHNLGMDPSTLVISSAWANSGPVMKRYRPRAQGRAFSIKKQTCHISISVESAPTETNAEVQN, from the coding sequence ATGACAAAAACACCTGAAACAACAAAAAAAGCAATTGCTCATGGGAATTACGTTCGCGGATCGGCCTCTAAAGTGAGAAGAGTTTTGGATCAGATAAGGGGTAGGTCTTATAGAGATGCATTGATTATGTTGGAATTTATGCCTTACAGATCTACAGACCCCATAACTAAAGTTCTAAGATCTGCTGTTGCCAATGCAGAACATAACCTTGGAATGGATCCATCCACCTTAGTTATTTCTTCTGCATGGGCTAATAGTGGTCCAGTAATGAAAAGGTATAGGCCCAGAGCTCAAGGTCGAGCTTTTTCAATTAAAAAACAGACTTGCCACATCAGCATTTCTGTTGAATCGGCTCCTACTGAAACTAATGCGGAGGTACAAAACTAA
- the rplO gene encoding 50S ribosomal protein L15, producing the protein MTSTLNTLKSNSGSRKKKLRKGRGIAAGQGASCGFGMRGQKSRSGRPTRPGFEGGQMPLYRRVPKLKHFEIINQKNFSIINLEKLNDFKDNDTVNIDSLVKKGLIFKPKFPLKILGNGKINVKLKVQAHSFTKVAKQKIEDAGGSCELINNK; encoded by the coding sequence ATGACTTCAACACTAAATACACTTAAATCAAACTCTGGCTCGAGAAAGAAAAAATTAAGAAAGGGTAGAGGTATCGCAGCCGGTCAGGGTGCATCATGTGGTTTTGGAATGAGAGGACAAAAGTCACGTTCCGGAAGACCTACACGTCCAGGTTTTGAAGGTGGCCAAATGCCTCTATATAGAAGAGTTCCAAAATTAAAGCACTTTGAAATAATTAATCAAAAGAACTTTTCCATAATTAATTTAGAAAAATTAAATGATTTCAAAGATAACGATACAGTTAACATTGACTCACTAGTTAAGAAGGGATTAATTTTCAAACCAAAATTTCCTTTAAAAATCCTTGGTAATGGAAAAATTAATGTAAAGCTAAAAGTCCAAGCTCATTCATTTACAAAAGTTGCAAAACAAAAAATTGAGGACGCAGGCGGATCCTGCGAGCTTATAAATAATAAATAA
- the rpmC gene encoding 50S ribosomal protein L29, producing MKNSESLKEFKKLNSEQITEKIDQLRKDLFDLRFKQATRQLNETHKFKIIKKQVAQLLTLSKNQSASQTTPD from the coding sequence ATGAAAAACTCAGAGTCACTTAAGGAATTTAAAAAATTAAATTCTGAACAAATTACTGAAAAGATTGACCAATTAAGAAAAGATCTTTTTGACTTGAGATTCAAGCAAGCTACAAGACAGCTCAATGAAACTCATAAATTTAAAATTATCAAGAAACAAGTTGCGCAATTACTCACTCTCAGTAAGAATCAATCTGCTTCTCAAACAACTCCTGATTAA
- the rplF gene encoding 50S ribosomal protein L6, which translates to MSRIGKTPVLIPEKVTVDFDGLTVTVKGPKGELKRLMPEGVSFDKKDNTVVVSPTTTKIHSRQRHGLCRALIANMVEGVTQGFSKKLEIVGVGSRAQVKGKNLVVSAGYSHPVEMIPPDGITYKVESNTNVTVSGIDKEIVGNEAAKIRSIRPPEPYKGKGIKYHDERILRKAGKSGKK; encoded by the coding sequence ATGTCAAGAATCGGAAAAACACCAGTACTTATTCCAGAGAAAGTTACAGTTGATTTTGATGGATTAACAGTTACAGTTAAGGGCCCAAAGGGTGAGTTAAAACGTCTCATGCCTGAGGGTGTTAGTTTTGATAAAAAAGATAATACTGTTGTCGTAAGTCCTACCACAACCAAAATACATTCAAGGCAGAGACATGGTTTATGTAGGGCTTTAATTGCAAATATGGTTGAAGGGGTTACTCAAGGTTTTTCAAAGAAACTAGAAATTGTTGGCGTTGGATCAAGAGCACAAGTCAAAGGAAAAAATTTAGTTGTTAGTGCAGGATATAGTCATCCTGTAGAAATGATCCCCCCTGATGGTATAACATACAAAGTTGAGAGTAATACAAACGTTACCGTATCTGGAATTGATAAGGAAATTGTTGGCAATGAAGCAGCAAAAATCAGATCAATTAGACCTCCAGAGCCATACAAAGGTAAAGGAATTAAATATCATGATGAGAGAATTCTCAGAAAAGCTGGTAAATCTGGCAAAAAATAA
- the rplR gene encoding 50S ribosomal protein L18: MTKLSRKLQTQKRHRRLRRYLIGDATRPRLSVYRSNNHIYAQVIDDSAQTTICSASTVDKELKEKSEKLPSDCNSSSIVGKLLAKRAIKKGIKQVIFDRGGNLYHGRVKALADAAREAGLEF, translated from the coding sequence ATGACCAAACTTTCCAGGAAATTACAAACCCAAAAAAGGCATAGAAGATTAAGGAGATACTTAATTGGAGATGCAACGCGTCCAAGATTGTCTGTTTATCGCTCTAATAATCATATTTATGCTCAGGTTATTGATGATAGCGCTCAAACAACTATTTGCTCAGCTTCAACTGTTGATAAAGAACTAAAAGAAAAATCTGAGAAATTACCATCTGATTGTAACTCTTCTTCCATTGTTGGAAAATTATTAGCAAAGAGAGCGATAAAAAAAGGTATTAAGCAAGTAATTTTTGACCGTGGAGGTAATTTATATCACGGGAGAGTAAAGGCACTTGCAGATGCTGCCCGCGAAGCTGGCCTAGAATTCTAA
- the rpsM gene encoding 30S ribosomal protein S13, protein MARIAGIDIPREKRVEIALTYVYGIGLTRSKLILANTGVNPDTRVKDLSDGDVQKLRGATEEFTLEGDLRRKEGMALKRLQDIGCVRGRRHRMSLPVRGQRTRTNARTRRGSRKTVAGRKK, encoded by the coding sequence GTGGCCAGGATTGCAGGAATTGACATACCTCGCGAAAAGCGAGTTGAAATTGCACTAACATATGTCTATGGAATTGGTTTAACGAGATCTAAGCTAATTCTTGCTAATACGGGTGTAAACCCAGATACTCGTGTCAAAGACCTTTCAGATGGTGACGTACAAAAACTTCGAGGTGCCACAGAGGAATTTACTTTAGAGGGAGATTTGAGAAGAAAAGAGGGGATGGCTTTGAAACGTCTGCAAGATATAGGGTGTGTCAGAGGAAGAAGACATAGAATGAGTCTTCCAGTAAGAGGTCAAAGAACTAGAACTAATGCAAGAACAAGACGTGGTTCTAGAAAAACAGTTGCTGGAAGAAAAAAATAA
- the rpsQ gene encoding 30S ribosomal protein S17, with translation MALKERIGTVVSDKMDKTVVVAVINRYPHPTYKKIVSRTTRYKAHDPENTCVLGDRVKIRETRPLSAHKRWAIEEILNKTSQAKEVKK, from the coding sequence ATGGCACTTAAAGAAAGAATTGGTACTGTTGTCAGCGACAAAATGGATAAAACAGTTGTTGTTGCTGTTATTAACAGATATCCACATCCCACTTATAAAAAAATTGTAAGTAGAACTACTCGATATAAGGCGCATGATCCAGAAAATACATGCGTTTTAGGTGATCGAGTTAAAATTAGAGAAACTAGACCGCTTAGTGCTCATAAAAGATGGGCTATAGAAGAGATTCTCAATAAAACAAGTCAGGCTAAGGAGGTTAAAAAATGA
- the rpsH gene encoding 30S ribosomal protein S8 produces the protein MSNHDPISDMLTRIRNASQKKHTTTTIPGSKMSLSIAKVLQKEGFISDINEEGEGYKSQIILGLKYSGKNKFPTIRSMQRVSKPGLRIYKNTRGLPKVLGGLGVAIISTSKGVMSDRDARKQGIGGEVLCYVY, from the coding sequence ATGTCAAATCACGATCCTATTTCAGATATGCTAACTCGAATTAGAAATGCGAGTCAAAAAAAGCATACAACCACAACAATCCCAGGTTCAAAAATGTCCTTAAGTATCGCTAAAGTACTTCAAAAAGAGGGGTTCATTTCTGACATTAATGAGGAAGGTGAAGGTTATAAATCACAAATAATACTCGGCCTCAAATATAGTGGAAAAAACAAATTTCCTACTATTCGATCTATGCAAAGAGTTAGTAAACCTGGTTTGAGAATATATAAAAATACTAGAGGTTTACCAAAAGTTCTTGGAGGTCTTGGAGTTGCCATAATATCAACTTCTAAAGGCGTTATGAGTGATCGCGATGCTAGAAAGCAAGGCATTGGCGGCGAAGTCCTCTGCTATGTTTATTAA
- the rplP gene encoding 50S ribosomal protein L16 — protein MLSPKRTKFRKQHRGRMRGVASKGNTIAFGQFALQAQDCGWVTARQIEASRRAMTRYIKRGGQIWIRIFPDKPVTMRPAETRMGSGKGNPEFWVAVVKPGRILFEMGGEDITEETAKEAMRLAQYKLPVKTKFISIDKNLENSSQENTKDSKKSQEEVKQ, from the coding sequence ATGCTTAGTCCAAAACGTACTAAATTCCGTAAACAACATAGAGGCAGAATGAGGGGTGTAGCCTCAAAAGGAAATACTATTGCATTCGGTCAATTTGCTCTCCAAGCTCAAGACTGTGGCTGGGTAACTGCACGTCAGATTGAAGCAAGCAGAAGAGCTATGACTAGATATATCAAACGTGGTGGTCAAATCTGGATAAGAATATTTCCTGATAAACCCGTAACCATGAGACCTGCCGAAACCAGAATGGGTTCTGGTAAAGGTAATCCAGAGTTTTGGGTCGCAGTTGTAAAACCTGGAAGAATACTTTTTGAAATGGGTGGTGAGGATATCACTGAGGAAACTGCAAAGGAAGCTATGCGTCTGGCTCAATATAAACTTCCTGTAAAAACTAAATTTATCTCAATTGATAAAAATCTAGAAAATTCCTCCCAAGAAAATACAAAAGATAGTAAAAAATCTCAAGAGGAGGTTAAACAATGA
- the rpsE gene encoding 30S ribosomal protein S5, with amino-acid sequence MTDTPTKQEIQSKNDNVPAATPVEQKKNNRNDRKRNRRGDSKNLERDSDWQERVVQIRRVSKTVKGGKKMSFRAIVVVGNEKGQVGVGVGKAGDVIGAVRKGVSDGKKNLVRVPLTPNNSIPTLSLGSDGAANVLIRPAAPGTGVIAGGSIRTVLELAGIKNVLAKRLGSKTPLNNARAAMVALSQLRTHKSVSRERGISLEQLYS; translated from the coding sequence ATGACTGACACTCCAACAAAACAAGAAATTCAATCCAAGAACGATAATGTTCCTGCAGCTACGCCAGTAGAACAAAAAAAGAATAATCGTAATGATCGCAAAAGAAATAGAAGAGGTGATTCAAAAAATCTAGAGAGAGATTCTGATTGGCAAGAAAGGGTTGTTCAAATTCGACGTGTTTCTAAGACTGTTAAGGGTGGAAAAAAAATGAGTTTTAGAGCAATAGTTGTCGTTGGTAATGAAAAAGGTCAAGTCGGAGTTGGGGTTGGTAAAGCTGGTGATGTCATTGGTGCAGTTAGAAAGGGAGTTTCAGATGGTAAAAAGAATCTTGTCAGAGTTCCATTAACGCCAAATAATTCAATTCCAACTTTATCTTTAGGTAGTGATGGTGCGGCAAACGTGCTGATTAGGCCTGCCGCTCCAGGTACAGGTGTAATTGCTGGCGGTTCAATTAGAACGGTTTTAGAATTAGCTGGTATAAAAAATGTCTTGGCAAAAAGACTGGGCAGTAAAACACCTTTGAATAATGCAAGAGCTGCTATGGTAGCTCTTTCTCAATTAAGAACACACAAATCTGTTTCAAGGGAGAGAGGCATCTCACTTGAACAGCTCTATTCTTGA
- the rplQ gene encoding 50S ribosomal protein L17 → MRHQLRIPLLSKPADQRKALLRGLTTQLIREGRVTTTKARAKALRNEAERMISLAKEGSLASRRRAIGYIYDKKLVHSLFEKAKERYGDREGGYTRIVRTVSRKGDNAQMAIIELV, encoded by the coding sequence ATGAGACACCAACTTAGAATTCCATTATTAAGTAAACCTGCTGACCAGAGAAAAGCACTTCTTAGAGGTTTAACTACTCAATTAATTAGGGAAGGTAGAGTAACAACAACAAAAGCTAGGGCAAAAGCTTTAAGAAATGAAGCTGAAAGAATGATTTCACTCGCTAAAGAGGGAAGTTTGGCTTCTAGGAGAAGAGCTATTGGATATATTTATGATAAGAAATTAGTTCATTCATTATTTGAGAAAGCAAAGGAAAGATATGGAGACAGGGAAGGTGGTTATACTCGCATAGTCAGAACCGTATCAAGAAAAGGAGATAACGCTCAGATGGCCATAATAGAGCTTGTTTAA
- the secY gene encoding preprotein translocase subunit SecY, with protein sequence MFVNKSRNPSASEILSQLFLNKELRSRVLTTLGLLLLVRLGIYIPMPSIDRVAFKSFIDQGGQLIGFLDIFTGGGISTLGIFALGILPFINASIIIQLLTASLPFLEDLQKNEGEAGRRKIAQITRYVSLGWGFLQSIIFSLILRQYAIEGISETTFVLQTSIALVTGSMLVMWFSEIITEKGIGQGASLVIFLNIVSTLPKALSSTIEKAQTGDRGDVLGIAVLLGVFLLTIVGIIFVQEGARRIPIVSAKRQIGNTTLLPTRQSYLPLKLNAGGVMPIIFASALIFLPITIANVTGNPVLIKLASSLNPGSSNPWPYALTFFSLILGFSYFYASLTINPVDVASNLKKGGVAIPGVRPGTNTANYLSGIQNRLTLLGGLFLGSVAIIPAAVERATNVQTFQGLGATSLLILVGVAIDTAKQIQTYVISQRYEGLINN encoded by the coding sequence ATGTTTGTCAACAAAAGTAGAAATCCTAGCGCTTCTGAAATACTTTCCCAATTATTTTTAAATAAAGAGTTAAGGAGTAGAGTTTTAACTACTTTAGGCCTTCTGCTTTTAGTAAGACTTGGTATATATATCCCTATGCCTAGTATTGATAGGGTCGCTTTTAAAAGTTTTATAGATCAAGGAGGGCAATTAATAGGTTTTTTAGATATTTTTACAGGAGGAGGAATTTCAACCTTAGGAATATTCGCATTAGGCATACTACCCTTTATTAACGCATCAATTATTATTCAGCTTCTCACAGCTTCATTGCCTTTTCTTGAAGATTTGCAAAAAAATGAAGGAGAAGCAGGAAGAAGAAAAATTGCTCAAATAACTAGATATGTTTCTTTAGGATGGGGTTTTTTACAAAGTATAATTTTTTCCTTAATTCTTAGACAATATGCTATCGAGGGGATAAGTGAAACCACATTTGTTTTACAAACCTCCATTGCCTTAGTTACTGGTTCAATGTTAGTAATGTGGTTTAGTGAAATTATTACGGAGAAAGGGATAGGTCAAGGTGCTTCACTGGTGATTTTTTTGAATATTGTTTCGACTTTACCTAAGGCTCTAAGTTCAACCATTGAAAAAGCTCAAACTGGCGATAGAGGAGATGTTTTAGGTATAGCAGTTTTACTTGGAGTATTTTTACTGACAATTGTTGGGATAATTTTTGTTCAAGAGGGAGCAAGACGCATTCCTATTGTTAGTGCAAAAAGGCAGATAGGAAATACAACACTACTTCCTACAAGGCAAAGTTATTTACCTTTGAAATTAAATGCAGGAGGAGTAATGCCTATTATATTTGCATCTGCTTTAATCTTTTTACCTATAACTATTGCAAATGTTACGGGCAATCCAGTCTTAATCAAGTTAGCAAGTAGTTTAAATCCAGGATCTTCTAATCCATGGCCATATGCTCTTACATTCTTCTCCTTGATTTTGGGGTTCTCGTATTTTTATGCATCTCTTACTATCAATCCTGTTGATGTAGCTTCAAATTTAAAGAAAGGAGGAGTAGCGATACCAGGAGTTAGACCAGGAACTAATACAGCAAATTACCTTTCAGGTATACAAAATAGGTTGACATTATTGGGAGGATTGTTTCTGGGTTCGGTAGCAATAATCCCAGCAGCAGTAGAAAGAGCTACAAATGTTCAGACCTTTCAAGGTTTAGGAGCAACTTCTTTGCTAATTCTTGTGGGTGTCGCTATAGATACTGCTAAGCAAATTCAAACTTATGTTATTTCACAAAGGTATGAGGGACTAATTAACAATTAA
- the rplE gene encoding 50S ribosomal protein L5, with protein sequence MTLKNRYKESIRPKLLKDLGLKNIHQVPKVVKVNVNRGLGEAASNSKALEASLNEMATITGQKALVTRAKKAIAGFKIREGMPIGCTVTLRGDRMYSFLERFINLALPRIRDFRGVNPKSFDGRGNYTVGVKEQLIFPEISFDKIDSIRGMDITIVTSAKSDQEGKALLQELGMPFSKN encoded by the coding sequence ATGACTCTAAAAAATCGCTACAAAGAATCAATAAGACCAAAACTTTTAAAGGATCTTGGCCTTAAAAATATTCATCAAGTACCAAAAGTTGTCAAAGTCAACGTTAACAGAGGTCTTGGTGAAGCAGCTTCGAATTCGAAAGCTCTTGAAGCCTCTTTAAATGAAATGGCAACAATTACAGGACAAAAGGCTTTAGTAACTAGGGCCAAAAAAGCTATCGCGGGTTTTAAAATTCGTGAGGGCATGCCTATTGGTTGTACTGTAACTTTGAGAGGAGACAGGATGTATTCCTTTTTGGAGAGATTTATAAATCTAGCTTTACCAAGAATAAGAGACTTTAGGGGAGTTAATCCAAAAAGTTTTGATGGGAGAGGTAATTACACCGTTGGCGTGAAAGAGCAATTGATTTTTCCTGAAATCTCTTTTGATAAAATAGATTCAATAAGAGGTATGGATATAACTATTGTCACTAGTGCAAAATCAGATCAAGAAGGTAAAGCTCTTTTGCAGGAGTTAGGAATGCCTTTTAGTAAGAATTAA
- a CDS encoding adenylate kinase, with translation MKKHLLFLGAPGAGKGTQAELLSQTTSYLHLSTGELLRKEIEMNTNLGIQVKDIMNRGELVSDELVLKIVRQNLVKDNIGWILDGYPRNLSQADSLNEVLSEINQPLEVVFYLDIPEEVLIERLLLRGRKDDTEETIRTRVDIYKKTTEPLIQYFKDLSLLEYINADRDLKTISSDIKQKMA, from the coding sequence ATGAAGAAGCATCTACTATTTTTAGGAGCTCCTGGAGCAGGGAAAGGGACTCAAGCGGAATTGTTGAGTCAAACTACTTCTTACTTACATCTTTCTACTGGTGAATTATTAAGAAAAGAAATCGAAATGAATACTAACCTTGGTATCCAGGTAAAAGATATTATGAATCGCGGGGAACTAGTTAGTGATGAGCTCGTATTAAAGATAGTAAGACAAAATTTAGTTAAGGATAATATCGGTTGGATTCTAGATGGTTACCCAAGAAATTTATCTCAAGCAGATTCATTGAATGAAGTCTTATCTGAAATAAATCAACCTTTAGAAGTAGTCTTTTATTTAGATATTCCAGAAGAAGTGCTAATTGAACGTTTGCTTTTAAGGGGGAGAAAAGATGATACAGAAGAAACAATTAGAACAAGAGTTGATATTTATAAAAAAACTACTGAACCATTGATTCAATATTTTAAAGATCTTTCATTGTTAGAATATATTAATGCTGATAGAGATTTAAAAACCATTTCCTCTGATATCAAACAAAAAATGGCTTGA
- the rpsK gene encoding 30S ribosomal protein S11: protein MAATVKKTGSKKSKRNVPNGVVHIQSTFNNTIVSITDTSGHVISWSSAGASGFKGARKGTPFAAQTAAEAAARRALDQGMRQIEVLVRGPGAGRETAIRALQVAGLEITLIRDVTPLPHNGCRRPKRRRV from the coding sequence ATGGCAGCTACAGTAAAAAAAACAGGTTCAAAGAAATCTAAACGAAATGTACCTAATGGTGTGGTACATATCCAAAGCACATTTAATAATACTATCGTCTCAATTACTGACACCTCAGGTCATGTAATTTCTTGGTCTTCTGCTGGCGCAAGTGGATTTAAAGGCGCTCGCAAAGGTACGCCATTTGCCGCTCAAACAGCTGCTGAAGCTGCAGCTAGAAGAGCTCTTGATCAAGGTATGAGACAAATAGAAGTACTAGTTAGAGGGCCTGGCGCAGGTAGGGAAACGGCCATAAGAGCTTTACAAGTGGCCGGATTAGAAATAACTCTAATAAGAGATGTAACTCCATTACCTCATAATGGATGTAGAAGACCTAAACGCAGACGCGTTTAG
- the rpmJ gene encoding 50S ribosomal protein L36, giving the protein MKVRSSVKKISPDDQIVRRRGKIYVINKKRPRNKQRQG; this is encoded by the coding sequence ATGAAGGTCAGATCTTCAGTCAAAAAAATTAGTCCTGACGATCAGATCGTGAGGAGAAGAGGTAAAATCTATGTTATTAACAAGAAAAGACCTCGCAATAAACAGCGTCAGGGTTAA
- the rplX gene encoding 50S ribosomal protein L24, whose translation MLDSLKQKKNFQRIKMRIKTGDLVKVINGKDKGKTGEVLKTIPLENRVVVKGINLRTKHVKPTQEGETGRILTEEASLHASNVMFFSKDKNLTSKIEYFIDKEGVKKRRLKKTGEVID comes from the coding sequence ATGTTGGATTCATTAAAGCAAAAGAAAAATTTCCAGAGAATAAAAATGAGAATCAAAACTGGAGATTTGGTAAAAGTAATTAATGGAAAGGACAAAGGGAAAACTGGAGAAGTTTTAAAAACTATCCCTCTTGAAAATAGAGTAGTTGTAAAGGGAATTAACCTTAGGACCAAACATGTAAAACCAACTCAGGAAGGAGAAACTGGAAGAATTCTTACAGAAGAAGCATCTTTACATGCATCAAATGTAATGTTTTTTTCAAAGGATAAAAATCTTACAAGTAAGATTGAATACTTTATTGATAAAGAGGGGGTTAAGAAAAGAAGATTGAAGAAAACTGGTGAAGTAATTGATTAA